In Streptomyces sp. SN-593, a single genomic region encodes these proteins:
- the ykgO gene encoding type B 50S ribosomal protein L36 — translation MKVRNSLRSLKGRPGAQLVRRRGKVYVINRKDPRGKARQG, via the coding sequence ATGAAGGTTCGCAACTCGCTTCGCTCCCTGAAGGGCCGCCCGGGCGCCCAGCTCGTCCGCCGCCGCGGGAAGGTCTACGTGATCAACCGCAAGGACCCGCGCGGCAAGGCCCGCCAGGGCTGA
- a CDS encoding GAF domain-containing protein, which translates to MQSVVDTARAIFGAQASSVFLLDEEAHELVFQAVSGQGESFLVGRRFPAESGIAGWVVSSGEPMIIDDLSHNSSFNRDFAESTEFVPDSLMAAPLTHGDRVLGVLEVLDPVPQSRSSLSELDLLALFARHAAAALRVVVDRARPADAGSLGGDGRAAALRMAEDLRRLLETSS; encoded by the coding sequence ATGCAGTCGGTGGTCGACACCGCCCGGGCCATCTTCGGCGCCCAGGCCAGCTCGGTGTTCCTGCTCGACGAGGAGGCCCACGAGCTGGTCTTCCAGGCCGTCTCGGGCCAGGGCGAGAGCTTCCTGGTGGGGCGGAGGTTCCCGGCCGAGAGCGGGATCGCCGGCTGGGTCGTCTCCTCCGGGGAGCCCATGATCATCGACGACCTGTCCCACAACTCCTCCTTCAATCGGGACTTCGCCGAGTCCACGGAGTTCGTCCCCGACTCGCTGATGGCAGCGCCGCTCACGCACGGCGACCGGGTGCTCGGCGTGCTGGAGGTCCTCGACCCGGTGCCGCAGTCCCGGTCGAGCCTGAGCGAGCTGGACCTGCTGGCGCTCTTCGCCCGGCACGCGGCGGCCGCGCTGCGGGTGGTCGTGGACCGCGCGCGGCCCGCGGACGCCGGCTCGCTGGGCGGCGACGGGCGCGCCGCGGCGCTGCGCATGGCCGAGGACCTGCGCAGGCTCCTGGAGACCTCCTCCTGA
- a CDS encoding SpoIIE family protein phosphatase, which yields MRRIGGGTGVPELEPEVFDRAIVAVALTAGADHRLVYVNEAFRALFGPRELGARAADVFTEPNAARFLKMLDQVYLDRAARQVTESRTTEGTAPGAPGRRHFVYSCSPVVSRFGPGVLAVAVDTTPQVDAVEAAQLLSGQRQKALQRYEALMSAVTQIVWLMKPNGDIIELVGGFEEFTGIPWRPVIDQEWLSAVHPHDRHRLVQTWTEAYEGTPSLFVCTFRMRTASGEYRHVQSRAVPIERGGELVEWIGATADVEDQWRNRLRERLLARVTTVTGADDVPDAFAAVAAAVVPDLTDVCAVFMLPAPGVGGPLTAVRVASTARSGLPALPPLSNEPYLVGSVAQQVIESRRPRLLTFPTGDPPDSVLSEMSRRWLRAARATSLTFVPIVIESSVVAFACAASCADGPPPGQADLALLREILHEAREPLRQAVELQRTRHTALTLQRALLTPTPRVPGAELAAHYQPASKTAEIGGDWYDALLLPDGTVTLTIGDIAGHDLDAATSMSQLRSMLRVIAYDQDHPNSPAESLSQLDRVVDGLKIAPLVTVVHANLVPRPGGRWHVAWSNAGHPPPLLLPASGEPRYLLGEGPDLPLCVAPSMPRATWHHELENGDTLLLYTDGLIEVPGTDLGEGMTTLARIARAARAEGLTLAQICAQMLSGVGNRRDDAAVIGFRPINQGGTRGAAWGGRLLA from the coding sequence GTGAGGCGGATCGGCGGCGGAACGGGTGTGCCCGAACTCGAACCCGAGGTGTTCGACCGGGCCATCGTCGCCGTCGCGCTCACCGCCGGCGCCGATCACCGCCTCGTCTACGTCAACGAGGCGTTCCGCGCCCTGTTCGGCCCCCGGGAGCTGGGCGCGCGGGCCGCCGACGTGTTCACCGAGCCCAACGCCGCCCGCTTCCTGAAGATGCTCGACCAGGTGTACCTGGACCGGGCCGCCCGCCAGGTCACCGAGTCCCGCACCACCGAGGGCACCGCGCCCGGCGCGCCCGGCCGCCGCCACTTCGTCTACAGCTGCTCGCCGGTGGTCTCCCGGTTCGGCCCCGGGGTGCTGGCCGTGGCGGTCGACACCACCCCGCAGGTGGACGCGGTCGAGGCCGCCCAGCTGCTGTCCGGACAGCGGCAGAAGGCGCTCCAGCGGTACGAGGCGCTGATGTCCGCGGTCACCCAGATCGTGTGGCTGATGAAACCGAACGGCGACATCATCGAGCTGGTCGGCGGCTTCGAGGAGTTCACCGGCATCCCGTGGCGGCCGGTGATCGACCAGGAGTGGCTGTCGGCGGTGCACCCGCACGACCGGCACCGCCTGGTGCAGACCTGGACCGAGGCGTACGAGGGCACCCCGTCGCTGTTCGTGTGCACCTTCCGGATGCGGACCGCGTCCGGGGAGTACCGGCACGTGCAGTCCCGGGCGGTGCCCATCGAGCGCGGCGGGGAACTGGTGGAGTGGATCGGTGCGACCGCCGACGTGGAGGACCAGTGGCGCAACCGGCTGCGCGAGCGGCTGCTGGCCCGGGTCACCACGGTCACCGGCGCCGACGACGTGCCCGACGCGTTCGCCGCCGTCGCCGCCGCGGTGGTGCCGGACCTGACCGACGTCTGCGCGGTCTTCATGCTGCCCGCCCCGGGGGTCGGCGGCCCGCTGACCGCCGTCCGCGTCGCGTCCACCGCCCGCTCCGGGCTGCCGGCCCTGCCCCCGCTGAGCAACGAGCCGTACCTGGTGGGCTCGGTCGCCCAGCAGGTCATCGAGAGCCGCCGCCCCAGGCTGCTGACCTTCCCCACCGGCGATCCGCCGGACAGCGTGCTGTCGGAGATGTCCAGGCGGTGGCTGCGCGCCGCGCGCGCCACCAGCCTGACCTTCGTGCCGATCGTGATCGAGTCGTCCGTGGTGGCGTTCGCCTGCGCGGCGAGCTGCGCCGACGGCCCGCCGCCCGGTCAGGCCGACCTCGCGCTGCTGCGCGAGATCCTGCACGAGGCACGCGAGCCGCTGCGGCAGGCGGTGGAGCTCCAGCGCACCCGGCACACCGCGCTCACCCTCCAGCGCGCGCTGCTGACACCCACCCCGAGGGTGCCCGGCGCCGAACTGGCCGCGCACTACCAGCCGGCCAGCAAGACCGCCGAGATCGGCGGCGACTGGTACGACGCCCTGCTGCTGCCCGACGGGACCGTCACCCTCACCATCGGCGACATCGCCGGCCACGACCTGGACGCCGCCACCTCGATGAGCCAGTTGCGCAGCATGCTCCGGGTGATCGCCTACGACCAGGACCACCCGAACAGCCCGGCCGAGAGCCTGTCCCAGCTCGACCGGGTGGTGGACGGGCTGAAGATCGCGCCGCTGGTCACGGTGGTGCACGCCAACCTGGTGCCGCGTCCCGGCGGCCGCTGGCACGTCGCGTGGTCCAACGCCGGCCACCCGCCGCCGCTGCTGCTGCCCGCCTCCGGCGAGCCGCGCTACCTCCTCGGCGAGGGTCCCGACCTGCCGCTGTGCGTGGCGCCCTCGATGCCCCGCGCCACCTGGCACCACGAACTGGAGAACGGCGACACCCTGCTGCTGTACACCGACGGCCTGATCGAGGTGCCGGGCACCGACCTCGGCGAGGGCATGACGACGCTCGCCCGGATCGCCCGGGCCGCCCGCGCGGAGGGACTGACGCTCGCCCAGATCTGCGCCCAGATGCTGTCCGGCGTCGGCAACCGCCGTGACGACGCCGCCGTGATCGGCTTCCGCCCGATCAACCAGGGCGGCACCCGCGGCGCCGCGTGGGGCGGCCGGCTCCTGGCCTGA
- a CDS encoding SDR family NAD(P)-dependent oxidoreductase, which produces MEFEGRKALVTGGTSGIGREIARQLAAAGAEVVISGRDAERGAATVAAIEAAGGKARFFAADMADLDSVGLLAEQAADVDILVNNAGIFDFAPTAEQSVASYDAMFQVNVRALYFLTSAIAPRMAERGEGSVVNISTMAATVALPGGSVYSATKAAVNSLTRTWAAEFGPSGVRVNSVSPGPTLTESAPLEMVDTLGATTLLKRHADTAEIAAAVVFLASPRATYVTGATLPVDGGRAVA; this is translated from the coding sequence ATGGAGTTCGAAGGCCGCAAGGCACTGGTCACCGGCGGCACCTCCGGCATCGGCCGGGAGATCGCCCGGCAACTCGCCGCCGCGGGCGCCGAGGTCGTCATCAGCGGCCGCGACGCGGAGCGCGGCGCGGCGACGGTCGCCGCGATCGAGGCCGCCGGCGGCAAGGCGCGCTTCTTCGCCGCGGACATGGCCGACCTCGACTCGGTCGGCCTCCTCGCCGAACAGGCCGCCGACGTCGACATCCTGGTCAACAACGCCGGGATCTTCGACTTCGCCCCGACCGCCGAGCAGTCCGTCGCGTCCTACGACGCGATGTTCCAGGTCAACGTGCGGGCGCTGTACTTCCTCACCTCCGCGATCGCGCCGAGGATGGCCGAGCGCGGGGAGGGGAGCGTGGTGAACATCAGCACGATGGCCGCGACCGTCGCGCTGCCCGGCGGCTCCGTCTACAGCGCGACCAAGGCCGCCGTGAACTCGCTGACCCGCACCTGGGCCGCGGAGTTCGGTCCGTCGGGCGTGCGCGTGAACAGCGTCTCCCCCGGCCCGACCCTCACCGAGAGCGCGCCGCTGGAGATGGTCGACACCCTCGGCGCCACGACGCTGCTGAAGCGGCACGCCGACACCGCCGAGATCGCCGCCGCCGTGGTCTTCCTCGCCTCGCCGCGGGCGACGTACGTCACCGGCGCGACGCTGCCGGTGGACGGGGGCCGCGCCGTCGCGTGA
- a CDS encoding LysR family transcriptional regulator ArgP — protein MPGLPLDQVRTLLAAVDEGTFEAAAEALHVTPSAVSQRVKALEQRTGRVLLLRTKPVRPTPSGEVVIRFGRQLARLELDAGAELGLGDALGPATLPIAVNADSLATWFLPALAEAAADRDVLFDLHRDDEDHTAALLRQGRVMAAVTSSPHAVQGCSVRALGRMRYRAMAAPRFVARWLAGRPLREALPDAPAIVFDRKDELQDRFLRGLAPRRARAATRARHCMPSSEAFLDAVAAGLGWGMIPDMQAGPHLAAGTLVELAARRPVDVPLYWQQWKLDSPDLAAVAEAVYGAAARELAPPVPEPPPARRGGRGPTGPGAAAG, from the coding sequence ATGCCGGGACTTCCGCTGGACCAGGTGCGGACGCTGCTCGCCGCCGTGGACGAGGGCACGTTCGAGGCGGCCGCCGAAGCCCTGCACGTCACCCCGTCCGCGGTGAGCCAGCGGGTCAAGGCGCTGGAGCAGCGCACCGGGCGGGTGCTGCTGCTGCGGACCAAGCCGGTCCGGCCGACCCCCTCCGGCGAGGTGGTGATCCGCTTCGGGCGGCAGCTCGCGCGCCTGGAGCTCGACGCCGGCGCCGAACTCGGCCTCGGCGACGCGCTCGGCCCCGCCACCCTGCCGATCGCGGTCAACGCCGACTCGCTGGCGACCTGGTTCCTGCCCGCCCTGGCCGAGGCCGCCGCCGACCGGGACGTCCTCTTCGACCTGCACCGCGACGACGAGGACCACACCGCGGCGCTGCTGCGCCAGGGCCGGGTGATGGCCGCCGTCACCTCCTCGCCCCACGCCGTGCAGGGCTGCTCGGTCCGGGCGCTCGGCCGGATGCGCTACCGGGCGATGGCCGCGCCGCGGTTCGTCGCCCGCTGGCTCGCCGGCCGGCCGCTGCGCGAGGCGCTGCCGGACGCGCCGGCGATCGTCTTCGACCGCAAGGACGAACTCCAGGACCGGTTCCTGCGCGGGCTCGCCCCGCGGCGGGCGCGCGCCGCCACGCGCGCCCGGCACTGCATGCCCTCGTCCGAGGCGTTCCTCGACGCGGTCGCCGCCGGGCTGGGATGGGGCATGATCCCCGACATGCAGGCGGGCCCGCACCTCGCGGCGGGCACCCTCGTGGAACTCGCCGCCCGGCGCCCGGTGGACGTGCCGTTGTACTGGCAGCAGTGGAAGCTCGACTCGCCGGACCTGGCCGCGGTCGCCGAGGCGGTGTACGGGGCCGCCGCGCGCGAGTTGGCGCCGCCGGTGCCCGAACCGCCGCCCGCGCGGCGGGGCGGGCGGGGCCCGACCGGGCCGGGTGCGGCGGCGGGCTGA
- a CDS encoding LysE/ArgO family amino acid transporter, producing the protein MHAALLAVLAGLGTGLSLLVVIGAQNAFVLRQGILRQHVPAVVVICAVSDIVLISAGVGGIGTVVRRWPAALTVSAWLGAAFLVTYGVLAARRALRPERLTAADGAGASARAAVLTCLAMTWLNPHVYLDTVLLVGSVANSYGHARWLFGAGAAAASTMWFTGLGFGARLLRRPFARPGSWQVLDAVIAVVMVCMGVLMATRA; encoded by the coding sequence ATGCACGCAGCTCTCCTCGCCGTCCTGGCGGGCCTCGGCACCGGCCTGTCCCTGCTGGTGGTCATCGGTGCCCAGAACGCGTTCGTGCTCCGCCAGGGCATCCTCCGCCAGCACGTCCCGGCGGTCGTCGTGATCTGCGCCGTCTCCGACATCGTGCTGATCTCCGCGGGCGTCGGCGGGATCGGCACGGTGGTACGGCGCTGGCCGGCCGCGCTGACGGTCAGCGCGTGGCTGGGCGCGGCCTTCCTGGTGACGTACGGCGTGCTCGCCGCCCGCCGGGCGCTGCGCCCCGAGCGGCTCACCGCGGCGGACGGTGCGGGTGCCTCCGCCCGGGCCGCCGTCCTCACCTGCCTGGCGATGACCTGGCTCAACCCGCACGTCTACCTGGACACGGTCCTGCTGGTCGGCTCGGTCGCCAACAGCTACGGCCACGCGCGCTGGCTGTTCGGGGCGGGCGCCGCCGCGGCGAGCACGATGTGGTTCACCGGGCTCGGCTTCGGCGCGCGGCTGCTGCGCCGCCCCTTCGCCCGGCCCGGCTCCTGGCAGGTGCTCGACGCGGTGATCGCCGTGGTGATGGTGTGCATGGGCGTGCTGATGGCGACCCGGGCGTAG
- a CDS encoding double zinc ribbon domain-containing protein: MTAEIYFSNNYRDLCEQQGTGAGFQFEFSCNRCYDTWRSQFEAYTGGRMASWVGKGVNAAWGMLGRAGSGMSTAADGLAGAGYGSARDAAFQRAISNAQGHFNRCPRCTGYVCNRCWNAGQGICLTCAPDTAAEAVAAQQRGLNDMVAERAYTAGQNAGQSFAVNTPRQLVCPQCHAETHGSAFCPGCGNRLAQPDTCGSCSAQLPAGAAFCPDCGTRR, from the coding sequence GTGACCGCGGAGATCTACTTCAGCAACAACTACCGCGATCTGTGCGAGCAGCAGGGCACAGGCGCGGGGTTCCAGTTCGAGTTCTCCTGCAACCGCTGCTACGACACCTGGCGTTCGCAGTTCGAGGCGTACACCGGTGGCCGGATGGCGAGTTGGGTCGGCAAGGGGGTCAACGCGGCCTGGGGAATGCTCGGCCGGGCCGGAAGCGGAATGTCCACCGCGGCCGACGGCCTGGCCGGCGCGGGGTACGGCAGTGCCCGCGACGCCGCCTTCCAGCGCGCGATCAGCAACGCGCAGGGGCACTTCAACCGCTGCCCGCGCTGCACCGGTTACGTCTGCAACCGCTGCTGGAACGCGGGGCAGGGCATCTGCCTGACCTGCGCCCCCGACACGGCTGCCGAGGCGGTCGCCGCCCAGCAGCGCGGGCTGAACGACATGGTCGCCGAGCGCGCGTACACCGCCGGGCAGAACGCCGGGCAGTCGTTCGCCGTGAACACCCCGCGCCAGTTGGTCTGCCCGCAGTGCCATGCCGAGACCCACGGTTCGGCCTTCTGCCCCGGCTGCGGCAACCGGCTCGCCCAGCCGGACACCTGCGGCTCGTGCAGTGCGCAGCTCCCGGCGGGCGCGGCCTTCTGCCCGGACTGCGGCACCCGCCGCTGA
- a CDS encoding GNAT family N-acetyltransferase: protein MNPRPAPTTVVRWPDRARPDRRGPAGLLAAYHLRTQAEKGEAVAGVDDLPERYRAEVADPRTAFAGDVVLLAVAGDTDLGCMVLTAPADGVAEIKRLWTDPAHRGRGVASALVRAALAEAAASGVATLRLSVWDWRGDAIALYERLGFVPAASHDPRPRLLYMSRPV from the coding sequence ATGAACCCGCGCCCCGCGCCGACCACCGTCGTCCGCTGGCCCGACCGGGCCCGGCCCGACCGCCGGGGGCCGGCCGGCCTGCTTGCCGCTTACCACCTGCGGACGCAGGCCGAGAAGGGCGAGGCCGTCGCGGGGGTGGACGACCTCCCGGAGCGCTACCGGGCGGAGGTCGCCGATCCGCGGACCGCGTTCGCCGGTGACGTGGTGCTGCTGGCCGTCGCCGGGGACACCGACCTGGGCTGCATGGTGCTGACCGCCCCGGCCGACGGCGTGGCCGAGATCAAGCGGCTGTGGACCGACCCGGCCCACCGCGGGCGCGGCGTGGCCTCCGCCCTGGTGCGCGCCGCGCTCGCCGAGGCGGCGGCGAGCGGTGTGGCCACCCTGCGGCTGTCGGTGTGGGACTGGCGCGGCGACGCGATCGCCCTCTACGAGCGCCTGGGGTTCGTCCCCGCCGCCTCCCACGACCCCCGCCCCCGCCTGCTGTACATGTCCCGCCCCGTCTGA
- a CDS encoding aldo/keto reductase, giving the protein MTSAPTIPDITLNNGVPIPQLGFGTFQIEPKDTGESVLAALETGYRHIDTAEMYGNEKEVGQAVRASGLDRSDVFVTSKLNNGFHAYGDALTAFTRSLDDLGMEYLDLFLVHWPMPAVGDYTETWRAMEEIYRSGRVKAIGVSNFQAAHLRRLFEETSVVPAVNQIEVHPYLVQDELRAFNADHGIATEAWSPIAKGKVLHDPVITAIAERVDRTPAQVTLRWALQRGDIVFPKSVTRSRVEENIRLFDFELTPEDVAGIAALDRGERTGPDPDTFNWVP; this is encoded by the coding sequence ATGACCTCAGCGCCCACCATCCCGGACATCACGCTGAACAACGGCGTGCCGATCCCGCAGCTCGGCTTCGGAACGTTCCAGATCGAGCCGAAGGACACCGGGGAGTCGGTGCTCGCCGCGCTGGAGACCGGCTACCGGCACATCGACACCGCCGAGATGTACGGCAACGAGAAGGAGGTCGGGCAGGCCGTCCGGGCGTCGGGCCTGGACCGCTCCGACGTCTTCGTGACCAGCAAGCTCAACAACGGGTTCCACGCCTACGGCGACGCGCTCACCGCGTTCACCCGCAGCCTGGACGACCTCGGCATGGAGTACCTGGACCTGTTCCTCGTGCACTGGCCGATGCCCGCGGTCGGCGACTACACCGAGACCTGGCGGGCGATGGAGGAGATCTACCGCTCCGGCCGGGTCAAGGCGATCGGCGTCTCCAACTTCCAGGCCGCCCACCTCCGGCGGCTGTTCGAGGAGACCTCGGTGGTGCCCGCGGTCAACCAGATCGAGGTGCACCCCTATCTCGTGCAGGACGAGCTGCGCGCCTTCAACGCCGACCACGGCATCGCCACCGAGGCGTGGTCGCCGATCGCCAAGGGCAAGGTGCTGCACGACCCGGTGATAACCGCGATCGCCGAGCGGGTGGACCGCACGCCCGCGCAGGTGACGCTGCGCTGGGCCCTGCAACGCGGCGACATCGTCTTCCCCAAGTCGGTGACGCGCTCGCGCGTGGAGGAGAACATCCGGCTCTTCGACTTCGAGCTGACGCCGGAGGACGTCGCCGGGATCGCCGCGCTGGACCGCGGCGAGCGCACCGGACCGGACCCCGACACGTTCAACTGGGTGCCGTGA
- a CDS encoding TetR/AcrR family transcriptional regulator has translation MSIDSPPVPDPTAPQRLTRKGAATRGRIVAAAAGLMLEHGVAGTSTDDVRAAAGVSASQIYHYFADKNALVRAVIAYQTQAVLDAQQPLLGRLDSLEALRAWRDHVVGIQREVHCQGGCPIGSLASELAESDEVARADLADGFGRWEAAIRAGLHAMRDRGDLRADADPDRLALALLAALQGGLLLTQVRRETTPLEAALDAMLAHLAGLTVRPGG, from the coding sequence ATGAGCATCGACTCGCCCCCCGTGCCCGACCCGACGGCGCCGCAGCGGCTGACCCGCAAGGGCGCCGCCACCCGCGGGCGTATCGTGGCCGCCGCGGCCGGGCTGATGCTGGAGCACGGCGTGGCGGGCACCAGCACCGACGACGTGCGTGCCGCGGCCGGGGTCAGCGCCTCGCAGATCTACCACTACTTCGCCGACAAGAACGCGCTGGTCCGCGCGGTGATCGCCTACCAGACGCAGGCCGTGCTCGACGCCCAGCAGCCGCTGCTGGGCCGCCTGGACTCGCTGGAGGCGCTGCGCGCCTGGCGGGACCACGTGGTCGGCATCCAGCGCGAGGTGCACTGCCAGGGCGGTTGCCCGATCGGGTCGCTGGCCAGCGAACTCGCGGAGAGCGACGAGGTGGCGCGCGCCGACCTCGCGGACGGCTTCGGGCGCTGGGAGGCGGCCATCAGGGCCGGGCTGCACGCGATGCGCGACCGCGGTGACCTGCGGGCGGACGCGGACCCGGACCGCCTCGCGCTCGCCCTGCTCGCCGCGCTCCAAGGCGGCCTGCTGCTCACCCAGGTCCGGCGCGAGACCACTCCCCTGGAAGCGGCGCTGGACGCGATGCTCGCGCACCTCGCCGGCCTCACGGTCCGGCCGGGCGGCTGA
- a CDS encoding MFS transporter: MASETRRTHYQVTFAVLAASVSAYALLQSLVTPVLPTIQASLHTSQNTVTWVLTAYLLSASIFTPIMGRIGDMVGKKPVFVATLVALAAGSLLAALATNVGVMIVARAIQGIGGGVLPLAFSIVREEFPREKMSGAVGAIASLVAVGGGLGIVLAGPIVNALDYHWLFWLPMILTIATAVATVLFVPASRNRTPGRISWAPALLLSAWLVALLVALSQASVWGWGSGKVIGLIVAAVVLAVAWVETERRSATPLIDMKMMSRPAVWTNNTVALLFGVGMYAVFAFLPEFVQTPKSTGYGFGSTITQSGLILLPMSVAMFLVGLGANTLAARIGGKTVVLLGSLISAVSMALLAFAHGATWELCIATAVMGVGFGLAFAAMSSLIVSAVPAEQTGVASGMNANIRTIGGSVGAALMASVVTSGPAADGLPREAGYTHGFAMLGVALLVGALAALLIPVTHRGTRVAGSADENEPAHAPLAAVPGGTVMSDTSE; this comes from the coding sequence ATGGCGTCCGAGACCCGGCGCACCCACTACCAGGTGACGTTCGCGGTGCTGGCGGCGAGTGTCAGCGCGTACGCGCTGCTCCAGTCCCTGGTCACCCCGGTCCTGCCGACGATCCAGGCGTCCCTGCACACCTCGCAGAACACGGTCACCTGGGTGCTGACCGCGTATCTGCTCTCCGCGTCCATATTCACGCCGATCATGGGCCGGATCGGCGACATGGTCGGCAAGAAGCCGGTCTTCGTGGCCACCCTGGTCGCGCTGGCCGCGGGCTCGCTGCTGGCCGCGCTGGCCACCAACGTCGGGGTGATGATCGTCGCCCGGGCGATCCAGGGCATCGGCGGCGGTGTGCTGCCGCTCGCCTTCAGCATCGTCCGCGAGGAGTTCCCGCGCGAGAAGATGAGCGGCGCGGTCGGCGCGATCGCCTCGCTCGTGGCGGTCGGCGGCGGCCTCGGCATCGTGCTGGCCGGCCCGATCGTCAACGCGCTCGACTACCACTGGCTGTTCTGGCTGCCGATGATCCTCACCATCGCGACGGCCGTGGCCACCGTGCTCTTCGTGCCGGCCAGCCGCAACCGCACCCCCGGCCGGATCAGCTGGGCGCCCGCGCTGCTGCTGTCGGCGTGGCTGGTGGCGCTGCTGGTCGCGCTCAGCCAGGCGTCGGTGTGGGGCTGGGGCTCGGGCAAGGTGATCGGCCTGATCGTCGCCGCGGTGGTGCTGGCGGTCGCGTGGGTGGAGACCGAGCGCCGGTCGGCCACGCCGCTGATCGACATGAAGATGATGAGCCGGCCCGCGGTGTGGACCAACAACACGGTGGCCCTGCTCTTCGGCGTCGGCATGTACGCGGTCTTCGCCTTCCTGCCGGAGTTCGTGCAGACCCCGAAGTCCACCGGCTACGGCTTCGGCTCGACGATCACCCAGTCCGGGCTGATCCTGCTGCCGATGTCGGTGGCGATGTTCCTGGTGGGCCTGGGCGCCAACACGCTGGCCGCCCGGATCGGCGGCAAGACGGTGGTGCTGCTCGGCTCGCTGATCAGCGCGGTGTCGATGGCGCTGCTCGCCTTCGCGCACGGCGCGACCTGGGAGCTGTGCATCGCGACCGCGGTGATGGGCGTCGGCTTCGGCCTCGCCTTCGCGGCGATGTCGAGCCTGATCGTGAGCGCGGTGCCGGCCGAGCAGACCGGCGTGGCCAGCGGCATGAACGCCAACATCCGCACCATCGGCGGCTCGGTCGGCGCGGCGCTGATGGCCAGCGTCGTGACCTCCGGTCCGGCGGCCGACGGCCTGCCCCGCGAGGCCGGCTACACCCACGGCTTCGCCATGCTCGGCGTCGCCCTGCTGGTCGGCGCGCTGGCCGCGCTGCTGATCCCGGTGACACACCGCGGCACCCGGGTGGCGGGGTCCGCCGACGAGAACGAGCCGGCGCACGCGCCGCTCGCGGCCGTACCCGGCGGTACGGTCATGAGCGACACGTCGGAGTGA
- a CDS encoding TetR/AcrR family transcriptional regulator has translation MAAHEPGHGPVPDSALHEAGCGEHPAPRDTAEPATGRGTAHRPMRRDAARNHQLVIAAAREVLTEYGTDASMELIASRAGVGVGTLYRRFPNKEALVDEIAGQMLGELVGEARGALTLPDGTGLEVFVRVFGRWLSEHRGYADKLVGHTKAACVEQLRDLIDRLLDQARAAGRVAPHIELGDVMALVWGLRGVVETSGAVTPDAWRRHTDIHLAGLRASSPDAAHPAVTRDQLTRINTGG, from the coding sequence ATGGCAGCGCACGAGCCGGGGCACGGCCCCGTACCGGACAGCGCCCTGCACGAGGCCGGGTGCGGCGAGCACCCGGCGCCGCGGGACACCGCCGAGCCGGCGACCGGCCGCGGCACCGCGCACCGCCCGATGCGGCGCGACGCCGCGCGCAACCACCAGTTGGTGATCGCCGCGGCCCGGGAGGTGCTCACCGAGTACGGCACCGACGCCAGCATGGAACTCATCGCGTCCCGTGCGGGCGTCGGGGTCGGCACCCTCTACCGGCGGTTCCCGAACAAGGAGGCGCTGGTCGACGAGATCGCCGGGCAGATGCTCGGCGAGCTGGTCGGCGAGGCCCGCGGCGCCCTGACGCTCCCGGACGGCACCGGACTGGAGGTGTTCGTCCGCGTCTTCGGCCGCTGGCTGAGCGAACACCGCGGCTACGCGGACAAGTTGGTCGGCCACACCAAGGCGGCGTGCGTGGAGCAGTTGCGCGACCTGATCGACCGGCTCCTCGATCAGGCCAGGGCGGCCGGGCGGGTCGCCCCGCACATCGAACTCGGCGACGTGATGGCCCTCGTCTGGGGGCTGCGCGGCGTGGTGGAGACCAGCGGCGCGGTCACGCCGGACGCCTGGCGCCGCCACACCGACATCCACCTGGCGGGCCTTCGCGCCTCCTCCCCCGACGCCGCCCACCCCGCCGTCACCCGCGACCAGCTCACCCGCATCAACACCGGCGGCTGA